In the Muricauda sp. MAR_2010_75 genome, one interval contains:
- a CDS encoding cbb3-type cytochrome c oxidase N-terminal domain-containing protein, with product MSTKTPWWIRVPVLFFLIFGLMEFFIDSGDKPAIIEYPITQFFMLLVLMILIAIELILGSIENIMFQTLSEEGKERYLEAKNKKLEWTWAKNLMKKLTKSRSIEREGEIVLDHNYDGIRELDNVLPPWWVYLFYATIVFAVVYLVRFHVIGDYDQELEYEQEVAAAQAAIEEYKKTAKDLVDASTVEFLSDPADLSAGEKIFQTNCVVCHMADGGGGIGPNLTDEYWILGGGIKNVFTTISEGGRDGKGMVAWKQSFKPAEIAQVASYVISLGGTAPANPKAPEGEIWVDPNAPEDTNGTESETPPAEQASDSTDVAMN from the coding sequence ATGAGCACAAAAACACCATGGTGGATACGAGTCCCGGTTTTATTCTTTTTGATCTTCGGATTGATGGAATTCTTTATAGACTCCGGGGACAAACCCGCAATAATTGAATATCCCATCACCCAGTTTTTTATGCTGTTGGTGCTGATGATTCTTATTGCCATAGAACTGATTTTAGGTTCCATTGAGAACATTATGTTCCAAACCCTTTCCGAAGAAGGCAAGGAACGTTACCTGGAAGCCAAAAACAAGAAATTAGAATGGACATGGGCCAAAAACCTTATGAAAAAATTGACCAAGAGCCGCTCCATTGAGCGTGAGGGCGAAATTGTCCTGGACCACAATTACGATGGTATCCGAGAGTTGGACAATGTATTGCCGCCTTGGTGGGTTTACCTTTTCTATGCGACAATTGTGTTTGCAGTGGTGTATCTGGTAAGGTTCCATGTCATTGGAGATTACGACCAAGAACTGGAATATGAACAGGAGGTTGCCGCGGCACAAGCAGCTATTGAGGAATACAAAAAAACAGCCAAGGATTTGGTGGATGCCAGCACGGTCGAATTTTTATCCGATCCAGCCGATTTGAGCGCGGGCGAGAAAATCTTCCAAACCAATTGTGTGGTTTGTCATATGGCAGATGGCGGCGGTGGTATAGGCCCAAACCTAACCGATGAATACTGGATTTTGGGAGGAGGCATCAAAAATGTCTTCACCACAATTTCCGAAGGGGGTCGAGACGGAAAAGGGATGGTCGCCTGGAAACAGAGTTTTAAACCTGCCGAAATTGCACAGGTGGCCAGCTATGTTATCTCATTGGGAGGTACCGCACCTGCCAATCCAAAAGCACCTGAAGGAGAAATATGGGTGGATCCAAATGCTCCTGAGGACACCAACGGAACAGAATCTGAAACGCCACCCGCAGAACAAGCTTCAGATTCAACAGATGTTGCCATGAATTAG